The following are from one region of the Capsicum annuum cultivar UCD-10X-F1 chromosome 1, UCD10Xv1.1, whole genome shotgun sequence genome:
- the LOC107857285 gene encoding LOW QUALITY PROTEIN: F-box/LRR-repeat protein At3g03360 (The sequence of the model RefSeq protein was modified relative to this genomic sequence to represent the inferred CDS: inserted 1 base in 1 codon), giving the protein MQRKIMAAAEGHRDRLSSLPDSVLIRIVSLLPNGKQVVRTSLLSSCGGLFGCRGNNEKDTLDYLASIRRELYYWRSCHKIKLFRVRGLTYQDRYAKDIDLWIHFATKVANVECFQLGIYVDNYERYEIPHFAYKNSXLRDLALSHCQLNPIGSVNWSSLVSLSIGDLEHTNGQMEQVLSGCPNLECLKLECVLGIHRLEISTVKLRELSVVNYDDDNDLWLEIIAPRIETLHLFGPFTEIRIDQRNVASLVNARLQGFESQKSPSYLKELLHSVAHVKNLELGSGCIECLSILELSGWRFPPSSREVLELSVAFEQLNFSGICSFLESSLDLETLVIKWDHESETELLSNFTNEDEQTRRFETHHFNGSFPHLKTIKFLNFYGSVLPLVKYLLKHAIVLEEFVITAAFLESDVSPDYDIMALEFLSLTRSILSAC; this is encoded by the exons ATGCAGAGGAAAATCATGGCGGCGGCGGAAGGACACAGAGACCGACTTAGCAGTTTGCCTGACTCGGTTCTAATCCGCATCGTCTCTCTGTTGCCAAACGGAAAACAAGTTGTGCGAACCAGTCTCCTCTCTAGCTGTGGCGGTCTCTTTGGATGTCGTGGCAACAACGAAAAGGATACACTTGATTACCTTGCTTCTATCCGCAGAGAACTTTATTATTGGAGGTCTTGCCATAAAATCAAGTTGTTCAGAGTGCGGGGCCTTACTTACCAGGATCGTTATGCTAAAGATATCGATTTATGGATACATTTCGCTACTAAAGTCGCTAATGTTGAATGTTTTCAACTTGGAATTTATGTAGATAACTATgaaagatatgagattcctcACTTTGCTTATAAAAATT CCTTGAGGGATTTGGCATTGTCACATTGTCAATTAAACCCTATTGGGAGTGTTAACTGGAGTAGCCTCGTTTCTCTTTCAATTGGGGATTTGGAACACACTAATGGTCAAATGGAGCAGGTGTTATCTGGTTGCCCTAATTTGGAGTGCTTGAAATTGGAGTGTGTTTTGGGCATACATCGTTTGGAAATCAGCACTGTGAAGCTCAGAGAATTGTCGGTAGTAAACTATGATGATGACAATGATCTTTGGCTCGAAATAATAGCCCCACGTATTGAAACTTTGCACCTTTTTGGACCGTTCACTGAGATACGCATCGACCAGAGAAATGTGGCATCACTTGTTAATGCAAGGCTTCAAGGATTTGAAAGTCAGAAGTCACCTAGCTATTTGAAGGAACTTCTTCACAGTGTTGCCCATGTCAAGAATCTTGAATTGGGGAGCGGTTGCATCGAG TGCCTGTCCATCTTGGAGTTGAGCGGTTGGCGGTTTCCACCATCAAGCCGGGAAGTCTTAGAACTTAGCGTAGCCTTTGAACAATTGAACTTCTCTGGAATTTGCAGCTTTCTTGAGAGCTCATTGGATCTTGAGACATTGGTCATTAAGTGGGACCACGAAAGTGAAACC GAACTGCtctcaaatttcacaaatgaggATGAACAGACCAGGAGGTTTGAGACACATCATTTTAACGGCTCATTTCCACATCTGAAGACCATCAAGTTCCTTAACTTTTATGGATCTGTGCTGCCATTGGTAAAATATTTGCTCAAGCATGCAATTGTGCTAGAAGAGTTTGTCATTACTGCTGCATTCCTAGAGAGTGATGTGTCTCCGGATTATGATATAATGGCACTGGAGTTCCTAAGCTTAACAAGATCGATCCTCTCCGCATGCTaa
- the LOC124898772 gene encoding uncharacterized protein LOC124898772, with protein sequence MSIKLIIGGSSVNISSPYAPQEGLDEEKKKKFWEILDEVVRGVPSLEMIFVGGDVNGHIGSLPMGYDDVHGGFRFGDRNIEEAALLDFARDFGLVVVNSSFSKKEKHLVTFHSRLAKTQTDFLLLRKGDRAMCKDCKVILSKNLVT encoded by the coding sequence ATGTCTATCAAGTTAATTATTGGGGGGTCTTCTGTGAACATCTCTAGTCCGTACGCACCACAGGAGGGCTTGgacgaggagaagaagaagaaattttgggagattttggatgaggtggtaagAGGCGTGCCTAGTTTAGAGATGATTTTCGTAGGAGGGGATGTTAATGGGCACATCGGGTCTCTGCCGAtgggttatgatgatgtgcatggaggtttcaGGTTTGGGGATAGGAATATTGAGGAAGCTGCTCTTTTAGATTTTGCGAGGGACTTTGGGTTAGTAGTAGTGAATTCcagcttttcgaagaaggagaAGCATCTGGTTACTTTTCATAGTAGGCTAGCCAAGACTCAAACTGACTTTTTGctacttaggaagggggatagagcaatgtgtaaggattgtaaggttatCCTGAGTAAGAATCTTGTGACCTAA